The candidate division WOR-3 bacterium nucleotide sequence TGGGAAGAGCTCCCAAAGGAAGAAAGGGATATCAAGGTAGAGTAGAAAGGTCACACAAAACCGACGATGAAGAGTTTTATATTCCTTTGATACCCACTTTTAAAAATTGCTCCCATTTTCTAAAAGAAGCACAAAAATGGCAGATATATTATAATACCAAAAGACCACATTTTGGCTATGGTATGAATAATTTAACTCCTTTAGAAAAACTCAAATCCTTAGGATTAACTCATTTAAATGAGAATTTTGCTAATTTTCCGGTTATTATTTTAGATTATTATTCTCCTGATTATTGCCACCTTATGGCTGGTAACGATGTCTTAACCAAGTACAAAAAAAGTTTTAAGGGAAATTATAACCGATTGCGGAGAAACTTAGGAAAGGGATATTGACAAAAAGATTTTTTATTCTATACTTAAAAGAGAATGATTAGGTTTCTTTCTAAACTTTGGCGTTCCTTATTTGCTCCTTCTCCCGTTCTTCCTAAAGACTTTTATTTTTCACCCCAACCCTTAGGACCAAAATTTGAATGGATTTCTCAGGACCGGATCCACATCTTAGAAGGCTTTTTCCAAAATAAAGTCTTCCGCGTTCTTTCCGAAATCGGTCCGAAAGAAGCCCATTTCTTCTTAGAATGGGAAGGCAAAATTGTTGGCAAGGTAGATTTAGAGAGGAATGCCCCGGAAGCAACTATCGTCCTCTGGAATATCGTTGTGGAAAAACCCCTTCGCCATAAGGGTCTCGCTTCTCTTCTCACTTTTATCGC carries:
- a CDS encoding integrase core domain-containing protein; the protein is GRAPKGRKGYQGRVERSHKTDDEEFYIPLIPTFKNCSHFLKEAQKWQIYYNTKRPHFGYGMNNLTPLEKLKSLGLTHLNENFANFPVIILDYYSPDYCHLMAGNDVLTKYKKSFKGNYNRLRRNLGKGY